A part of Ziziphus jujuba cultivar Dongzao chromosome 8, ASM3175591v1 genomic DNA contains:
- the LOC107414534 gene encoding acidic endochitinase-like: protein MAYHPFDSHIDNICSKKMALPAKLLLLACLILSSALIQISEAGEGGISIYWGQNGYEGTLAEACNTDLYAYVNIAFLIQFGGGRDLVLNLAGHCDPTSNTCIKFGPEIKTCQSKGIKVLLSIGGAVGSYYLTSADDAKNVANQIWNSYLGGTDPSAVRPFGDAVLDGVDFDIEGGSNLYYDDLARSLKELYDQQTTKTYYLAAAPQCFYPDYYLDAAIRTWLFDFIWVQFYNNPPCQYSSNDGDVSKLLNSWNNDWATSLKAKEKLFMGLPASSAAAGSGYMPPDVLINQVLPEIQNAPKYGGVMLWSRYYDVVNGYSPNINPYIKNANILLPSMRMHEK from the coding sequence ATGGCATACCATCCATTTGATTCACATATTGATAATATTTGTAGTAAAAAAATGGCTCTTCCAGCCAAACTTCTTCTACTGGCTTGCCTGATCCTATCCTCGGCCTTAATCCAAATCTCTGAGGCTGGTGAAGGTGGCATATCCATCTACTGGGGTCAAAACGGCTATGAAGGAACTCTTGCCGAAGCATGCAATACTGACCTCTATGCTTACGTAAACATTGCCTTTCTTATCCAATTTGGCGGTGGCCGAGACCTGGTACTCAACCTTGCAGGCCACTGTGACCCAACGTCGAATACTTGCATCAAATTTGGGCCAGAAATAAAGACTTGTCAGAGCAAGGGCATTAAGGTCCTCCTCTCCATCGGCGGAGCTGTTGGAAGCTATTATCTAACATCTGCTGATGATGCCAAAAATGTTGCAAACCAAATATGGAATTCCTATCTGGGTGGTACCGACCCATCTGCTGTACGCCCTTTTGGAGATGCTGTTTTGGACGGCGTAGATTTCGACATCGAGGGTGGATCCAACCTATATTATGACGATCTTGCACGTTCCTTGAAGGAATTATATGACCAGCAAACAACAAAAACCTACTATTTGGCAGCAGCTCCTCAGTGTTTCTATCCTGATTATTATCTTGATGCAGCCATTAGGACGTGGCTTTTCGACTTTATTTGGGTTCAGTTCTATAACAATCCTCCGTGTCAGTATAGTAGTAATGATGGTGATGTAAGTAAGCTTTTAAATTCATGGAACAATGATTGGGCTACGTCGCTTAAGGCTAAAGAGAAGCTGTTTATGGGATTACCGGCGTCCTCCGCTGCTGCTGGAAGCGGGTACATGCCGCCTGATGTGCTGATCAATCAAGTTCTTCCGGAGATACAAAATGCGCCAAAGTATGGGGGTGTGATGTTATGGTCCAGGTACTATGATGTTGTGAATGGATACAGTCCAAACATTAACCCCTATATTAAGAATGCAAATATACTATTACCTTCTATGCGTATGCATGAAAAATAA